One window of Mesorhizobium loti R88b genomic DNA carries:
- a CDS encoding Gfo/Idh/MocA family protein: protein MKPRIAVLGCGYWGSNHIRTLKALGALRAVSDANRARAEGFASEQDCLAIEPDKLFGRDDIDAIVLALPPQFHADLAVRAVENGKDVLVEKPIALTVPDAERAVQAAKDNGRIFMVGHVLRFHPAFETLKALIDKGELGEVRYIHSHRLGLGKFHTENDALWDLAPHDLSMILAITGTEPIEVRGEGAALLDSLSDFAHLHMRFPNGLRSHLFTSRLNPYRERRLTVVGTKAMAVFDDVEPWERKLAVYRHAVWQDSGQWAFTTNEPSYVAVAQGMPLTRELEHFIQCIETRAEPRTSGEEAIRVLRILTAGTVTHTKSKD, encoded by the coding sequence ATGAAGCCGCGCATTGCAGTCCTCGGTTGCGGATACTGGGGCTCAAACCACATCCGCACCCTCAAGGCGCTCGGCGCGCTGCGCGCGGTTTCCGACGCCAACCGGGCGCGTGCCGAAGGCTTTGCCAGCGAACAGGATTGCCTGGCGATCGAGCCCGACAAGCTGTTCGGTCGCGACGACATCGACGCCATCGTCCTGGCCTTGCCGCCGCAGTTCCATGCCGATCTTGCCGTGCGCGCCGTCGAGAATGGCAAGGACGTGCTGGTGGAAAAGCCGATCGCGCTGACGGTGCCGGATGCCGAGCGCGCGGTGCAGGCGGCCAAGGACAATGGCCGCATCTTCATGGTCGGCCATGTCCTGCGTTTCCATCCGGCCTTCGAGACGCTGAAGGCGCTGATCGACAAGGGCGAGCTTGGCGAGGTCCGCTACATCCATTCGCACCGGCTCGGCCTTGGCAAATTCCATACCGAGAACGATGCGCTGTGGGACCTGGCGCCGCACGATCTGTCGATGATCCTGGCCATCACCGGCACCGAACCGATAGAGGTGCGCGGCGAGGGCGCGGCGCTGCTCGACAGTCTGAGCGACTTCGCGCATCTGCACATGCGCTTTCCCAACGGCCTGCGCAGCCATCTCTTCACGTCACGGCTCAATCCCTATCGCGAGCGGCGGCTGACCGTGGTCGGCACCAAGGCGATGGCGGTGTTCGACGATGTCGAACCATGGGAGCGCAAGCTTGCCGTCTACCGCCATGCGGTCTGGCAGGACAGCGGGCAGTGGGCGTTCACCACCAACGAGCCATCCTATGTCGCGGTCGCTCAAGGCATGCCGCTGACGCGCGAGCTGGAGCATTTCATCCAGTGCATCGAGACGCGGGCCGAGCCGCGTACCAGCGGCGAGGAAGCGATCAGGGTGCTGCGCATCCTGACGGCTGGCACGGTCACCCACACCAAGTCGAAAGACTGA
- the mnmA gene encoding tRNA 2-thiouridine(34) synthase MnmA, which produces MNSLDLPARPENTRIVVAMSGGVDSSVVAGLLKREGYDVVGVTLQLYDHGAATHRAGSCCAGQDIDDARRVSETLGIPHYVLDYEERFRKAVIDPFAESYVAGETPIPCVSCNQTVKFADLLATAKELGADALATGHYIRSGANGVHRALYRPVDADRDQSYFLFATTQAQIDYLRFPLGGLSKPQVRAIAEEMGLTVAAKQDSQDICFVPQGKYSDIIAKLKPSAANPGDIVHIDGRVLGRHEGILRYTIGQRRGIGIASGEPLYVVHLDAERARVVVGPREALETHKIYLRNMNWLGDGQLTDIPAGGLELFAKVRSTRPPRPAVLRHIAGVTSVELADGESGIAPGQACVLYSDDGNEARIFGGGFIERSERGAEAEAMLSRLAARPAQIPAE; this is translated from the coding sequence ATGAACAGTCTCGATCTTCCAGCACGTCCCGAAAACACCCGCATCGTCGTCGCCATGTCGGGCGGCGTGGATTCGTCGGTGGTCGCCGGCCTGTTGAAGCGCGAGGGCTATGATGTCGTCGGCGTCACCTTGCAGCTCTACGATCACGGCGCAGCGACGCATCGGGCCGGCTCATGCTGCGCCGGACAGGACATCGACGACGCCCGCCGCGTCTCCGAGACGCTGGGCATCCCGCATTATGTGCTCGACTATGAGGAGCGCTTCCGCAAGGCGGTCATCGATCCCTTCGCCGAAAGCTATGTCGCTGGCGAGACCCCCATCCCTTGCGTCTCCTGCAATCAGACAGTGAAGTTCGCCGACCTTCTGGCCACCGCCAAGGAGCTGGGCGCCGATGCGCTCGCCACCGGCCACTATATCCGCTCGGGCGCCAATGGCGTCCACCGCGCGCTCTACCGGCCGGTCGATGCCGACCGCGACCAGAGCTATTTCCTGTTCGCCACCACGCAAGCGCAGATCGACTATCTGCGCTTTCCCTTGGGTGGTCTGTCGAAGCCGCAGGTTCGCGCCATTGCCGAGGAGATGGGGCTGACGGTGGCGGCCAAGCAGGACAGCCAGGACATCTGCTTCGTGCCGCAGGGCAAATATTCCGACATCATCGCCAAGCTGAAGCCGAGCGCCGCCAATCCGGGCGACATCGTCCACATCGACGGCCGCGTGCTCGGCCGCCATGAGGGCATATTGCGCTACACGATCGGCCAGCGCCGCGGCATCGGCATCGCGTCGGGCGAGCCGCTCTATGTTGTCCATCTCGACGCCGAACGGGCCCGCGTCGTCGTCGGCCCGCGCGAAGCGCTGGAGACGCACAAGATCTATCTGCGCAACATGAACTGGCTTGGCGACGGGCAGCTCACCGATATTCCCGCCGGCGGCCTCGAACTGTTCGCCAAGGTGCGCTCGACCAGGCCACCGCGCCCGGCCGTGCTGCGCCACATCGCAGGCGTGACGTCGGTCGAACTGGCCGACGGTGAGTCCGGCATCGCGCCCGGACAGGCCTGCGTGCTCTATTCCGACGACGGCAACGAAGCCCGAATCTTCGGCGGCGGCTTCATCGAGCGCTCCGAGCGCGGCGCCGAGGCCGAGGCAATGCTGAGCCGGCTTGCCGCAAGGCCGGCGCAGATCCCCGCCGAATAG
- a CDS encoding DUF1153 domain-containing protein: MTDLVRPRVKYVIGPDGSPLTIADLPPTNTRRWVIRRKAEVVAAVRGGLLSLEEACQRYKLTTEEFLSWQASIDEYGLAGLRTTRIQQYRH; this comes from the coding sequence ATGACCGATCTGGTTAGACCTAGAGTCAAGTATGTTATCGGGCCTGACGGCAGCCCTCTTACCATTGCCGATCTGCCGCCGACCAACACGCGTCGCTGGGTTATCCGGCGCAAGGCGGAAGTGGTTGCGGCGGTGCGTGGCGGGCTTTTGAGCCTCGAAGAGGCATGCCAGCGCTACAAACTGACCACCGAGGAATTCCTGTCCTGGCAGGCGTCGATCGACGAATACGGCCTTGCCGGGCTGCGCACCACGCGCATCCAGCAATACCGGCACTAG
- a CDS encoding NADP-dependent oxidoreductase: MRAVIQNSVGDPDVLVIANQPDPTAKAGEVLVRVKAAGINPVDGAVRAGYFKLLGEPPFILGWDISGTIEALGAGVTGLKVGDEVFGMPRFPKQAAAYAELVAVPADEIALKPKAADHIQAGALPLAGLTAWQGLVRHGALKSGQRVLVHAAAGGVGHLAVQIAKARGAYVIATASPNKLDFVRKLGADEVIDYTKGDFTTQISDIDLVLEPMGGEHADRSLKVIRNGGVLVSLLNLSDATKALASARDIRVERMSVVPDREGLVELASLIDGNKLTVHVAKSFPLEQAGAAHAYLATKPIGKVALTA; encoded by the coding sequence ATGCGTGCCGTTATCCAGAATTCCGTCGGCGACCCCGACGTGCTTGTCATCGCCAATCAGCCTGACCCCACGGCAAAGGCCGGCGAAGTGCTGGTCCGCGTCAAGGCGGCCGGCATCAATCCGGTCGATGGCGCCGTCCGCGCCGGTTATTTCAAGCTGCTCGGAGAGCCGCCCTTCATCCTCGGCTGGGATATTTCAGGGACCATCGAGGCGCTGGGCGCCGGCGTCACCGGCCTCAAGGTCGGCGATGAGGTGTTCGGCATGCCGCGCTTCCCCAAACAGGCGGCCGCCTACGCCGAACTGGTGGCTGTGCCCGCCGACGAGATCGCGCTGAAGCCGAAGGCTGCGGATCATATCCAGGCGGGCGCATTGCCGCTGGCCGGCCTGACCGCCTGGCAGGGCCTTGTCCGTCACGGCGCGCTGAAATCGGGCCAGCGCGTGCTGGTCCACGCGGCGGCCGGCGGCGTCGGCCATCTGGCGGTGCAGATCGCCAAGGCGCGCGGCGCTTACGTCATCGCCACCGCCAGCCCAAACAAGCTCGATTTCGTCCGCAAGCTCGGCGCCGACGAAGTCATCGACTACACCAAGGGCGATTTTACCACGCAAATCAGTGACATCGATCTGGTGCTGGAGCCGATGGGCGGCGAGCATGCCGACCGCTCGCTGAAGGTCATCAGGAACGGCGGCGTGCTGGTGTCCTTGCTGAATTTGAGCGACGCCACCAAGGCGCTGGCCAGCGCGCGCGACATCCGCGTCGAGCGCATGTCCGTCGTGCCTGACCGCGAAGGTCTGGTGGAACTTGCCAGCTTGATCGATGGGAACAAGCTAACCGTCCATGTAGCGAAGAGCTTTCCGCTCGAACAGGCTGGCGCCGCCCACGCATATCTGGCCACCAAGCCGATCGGCAAGGTGGCGCTGACGGCCTGA
- a CDS encoding winged helix-turn-helix transcriptional regulator codes for MDSDFDSSFGYDAYRRTCPSHTVLEMLASKWVYLVVCALRKGRQRNGELARKLEGITPKMLTQTLRVLERDGLVRREVFPVIPPRVEYELTELGQNLAGLLSQIRSWAEQHAPDIKDARARAIAGNEGDLAA; via the coding sequence ATGGATAGTGATTTTGACTCCTCCTTCGGCTATGACGCATACCGGCGCACGTGTCCTTCGCACACTGTGCTGGAGATGCTGGCCAGCAAATGGGTCTACCTGGTGGTCTGCGCGCTGCGCAAAGGCCGGCAGCGCAATGGCGAGCTTGCCCGCAAGCTCGAAGGCATCACGCCCAAGATGCTCACGCAGACGCTGCGCGTGCTCGAGCGTGACGGCCTCGTGCGGCGCGAGGTCTTTCCGGTCATCCCGCCACGCGTCGAATATGAATTGACCGAGCTCGGCCAGAACCTTGCGGGACTGCTCAGCCAGATCAGATCATGGGCGGAGCAGCACGCGCCAGATATCAAGGATGCCCGAGCGAGGGCAATTGCCGGAAATGAAGGGGATTTGGCCGCTTAA
- a CDS encoding flagellar export protein FliJ, which translates to MKSRENLVRLKQFQVNEKRRQLLQLDMMIAEFERMAVELELQITAEEKKAGITDINHFAYPTFAKAARLRRDNLRNSQSDLAQQRSAAESLLGEAEAELSKAEMLESRDTKVREAETGGRSAMIG; encoded by the coding sequence ATGAAGTCACGTGAAAACCTCGTTCGGCTGAAACAATTTCAGGTGAATGAGAAGCGGCGGCAGCTGCTGCAGCTCGACATGATGATCGCCGAGTTCGAACGCATGGCCGTCGAACTGGAGCTTCAGATCACCGCCGAGGAAAAGAAAGCCGGCATCACCGACATCAATCATTTCGCCTATCCGACCTTCGCCAAGGCGGCGCGTTTGCGCCGCGACAACCTCAGAAACTCGCAAAGCGACCTCGCCCAGCAGCGAAGCGCTGCCGAATCATTACTCGGCGAAGCTGAAGCGGAGCTTTCCAAGGCCGAAATGCTGGAATCGCGCGACACCAAGGTTCGCGAGGCCGAAACCGGCGGCCGCAGCGCCATGATCGGCTGA
- the ctrA gene encoding response regulator transcription factor CtrA translates to MRVLLIEDDSATAQSIELMLKSESFNVYTTDLGEEGVDLGKLYDYDIILLDLNLPDMSGYEVLRTLRLSKVKTPILILSGMAGIEDKVRGLGFGADDYMTKPFHKDELVARIHAIVRRSKGHAQSVITTGDLVVNLDAKTVEVGGQRVHLTGKEYQMLELLSLRKGTTLTKEMFLNHLYGGMDEPELKIIDVFICKLRKKLDAASGGQNYIETVWGRGYVLREPEDIRVSA, encoded by the coding sequence ATGCGTGTTCTGCTGATAGAAGATGACAGTGCAACCGCACAAAGCATCGAACTGATGCTGAAATCGGAAAGTTTCAATGTCTACACGACCGATCTCGGCGAAGAGGGTGTCGATCTAGGCAAGCTCTATGATTACGACATCATCCTTCTCGATCTCAACCTGCCAGACATGTCCGGCTACGAGGTCTTGAGAACGCTTCGCCTCTCCAAGGTGAAGACGCCCATCCTCATTCTCTCCGGCATGGCCGGCATCGAGGACAAGGTACGCGGCCTCGGCTTCGGCGCCGACGACTATATGACCAAGCCGTTCCACAAGGATGAGCTGGTCGCCCGCATCCATGCCATCGTGCGGCGCTCCAAGGGCCACGCCCAGTCGGTCATCACCACCGGCGACCTGGTGGTCAATCTCGATGCCAAGACGGTCGAGGTCGGCGGCCAGCGCGTGCACCTTACCGGCAAGGAATACCAGATGCTGGAGCTGCTCTCGCTGCGCAAGGGCACAACACTCACCAAGGAAATGTTCCTCAACCACCTCTATGGCGGCATGGACGAGCCGGAACTGAAGATCATCGACGTCTTCATCTGCAAGCTGCGCAAGAAGCTCGATGCCGCGTCCGGTGGCCAGAATTACATCGAGACGGTCTGGGGCCGCGGCTACGTGCTGCGCGAACCTGAAGACATCCGCGTCAGCGCCTGA
- a CDS encoding response regulator: MKRCMFVDDSSVIRKVAKRILGGSDMMVIEAASGLDALEMCSAEMPDIIVVDGALPDVQAVDLIRRVRAMDSPIKPQILISLVELDIASIMRAKRAGAQGYLLKPFNRPQLLERFRTLKVAA; encoded by the coding sequence ATGAAACGCTGCATGTTCGTCGACGATTCGAGCGTCATCAGGAAGGTTGCAAAACGCATCCTAGGCGGTTCCGACATGATGGTCATCGAGGCAGCCAGCGGGCTCGATGCGCTGGAGATGTGCTCCGCCGAAATGCCCGACATCATCGTCGTCGACGGCGCGCTGCCGGACGTGCAGGCGGTTGACCTTATCCGCCGCGTGCGCGCCATGGACAGCCCAATAAAGCCGCAGATCCTGATCTCACTGGTCGAGCTCGATATCGCCTCGATCATGCGGGCCAAGCGCGCCGGCGCCCAGGGCTATCTGCTGAAGCCGTTCAACCGGCCGCAGCTGCTAGAGCGCTTCCGCACCTTGAAGGTCGCCGCCTGA
- the chpT gene encoding histidine phosphotransferase ChpT — MAELFTLSAPDLAALLCSRICHDIISPVGAINNGLELLDEGGADEDAMRLIRQSAKNASARLQFARIAFGAAGSAGMLIDTGDAEAVATAFLKNEKPELIWNGTRALLPKNKVKLLLNLILVGNAAIPRGGKLVVTLENLETEPRISISASGPMLRVPPKFLELHSGHKPEEPIDAHSVQPYYTLLLAREAGMTISIHATAEEIVLSAA; from the coding sequence ATGGCCGAACTGTTCACCCTTTCCGCACCTGACCTGGCGGCGCTTTTGTGCAGCCGCATCTGCCACGACATCATCTCGCCGGTCGGCGCGATCAACAATGGGCTTGAACTGCTGGACGAGGGCGGCGCCGATGAAGACGCCATGCGGCTTATCCGCCAGAGCGCCAAGAACGCCTCGGCCCGGTTGCAATTCGCCCGCATTGCCTTCGGCGCAGCGGGTTCTGCGGGAATGCTGATCGACACTGGCGACGCCGAGGCGGTCGCCACCGCCTTCCTCAAGAATGAAAAGCCGGAACTGATCTGGAACGGGACCCGCGCGCTGCTGCCCAAGAACAAGGTCAAGCTGCTGCTCAACCTGATCCTGGTCGGCAATGCCGCCATTCCGCGCGGCGGCAAACTGGTCGTGACCCTCGAGAATCTCGAAACCGAGCCGCGCATTTCAATTTCGGCAAGCGGCCCGATGCTGCGCGTGCCGCCGAAATTCCTCGAACTGCATTCCGGCCACAAGCCGGAAGAGCCGATCGATGCGCATTCGGTGCAGCCCTATTACACGCTGCTGCTCGCCCGTGAGGCCGGCATGACGATTTCCATCCATGCAACGGCCGAGGAAATCGTGCTTTCGGCCGCCTGA
- a CDS encoding DUF1134 domain-containing protein has translation MAITLMGVLVFSTSALRAQEYTAQEIIDSGHKFFGATSGGLATVIEKIFASYGLPNGYLLGEEGSGALIGGLTYGEGTLYTKNAGDHKVFWQGPSLGWDFGGEGSRVMMLVYNLDDVSNLYNRYGGVAGSAYVVAGVGFNVLKNNNVLLVPIRTGVGARLGVNLGYLKLTERATWNPF, from the coding sequence ATGGCGATCACGCTCATGGGCGTTCTCGTCTTCTCGACCTCAGCCTTGCGGGCTCAGGAATACACCGCTCAGGAGATTATCGATTCCGGTCACAAGTTCTTCGGCGCGACGTCGGGTGGGCTTGCCACCGTGATCGAGAAGATCTTCGCCTCCTATGGCCTGCCCAATGGCTATCTGCTTGGCGAGGAGGGGTCCGGCGCGCTGATCGGCGGCCTGACCTATGGCGAAGGCACGCTCTACACCAAGAACGCCGGCGACCATAAGGTGTTCTGGCAAGGCCCGTCGCTGGGCTGGGATTTCGGCGGCGAAGGCTCCCGGGTGATGATGCTGGTCTACAATCTCGACGATGTCAGCAATCTCTACAACCGCTATGGCGGCGTGGCTGGTTCGGCCTATGTGGTGGCCGGCGTCGGCTTCAATGTGCTGAAGAACAACAATGTGCTTCTGGTGCCGATCCGCACCGGCGTCGGTGCCCGGCTCGGCGTCAATCTCGGCTACCTGAAGCTGACCGAGCGGGCGACCTGGAATCCGTTTTGA
- a CDS encoding TrmH family RNA methyltransferase, with protein MDPIRIDDPRDFRVAAYLDIRERDLAGRQGRFVAEGKVVLDLLLSSGRFGAESVLVLENRLDGLKDVLRKAPAELPVYVVASAVMDAIAGFHMHRGILAIGRKETPQPAGSLLDALPDQALIVVLVGIANHDNMGSIFRNAAAFGADAVLMDATCCDPLYRKAIRVSVGAALKLPFASFPDTSGFAATLAERGFEQFALSPRGQTEIRDAKPARRLALYLGTEGEGLPENLLARLQTVRITMSKGFDSLNVAAASAIALHHFSQRQA; from the coding sequence ATGGACCCAATTCGCATTGACGACCCTCGGGATTTTCGCGTCGCCGCCTATCTCGATATCCGCGAACGCGATCTCGCGGGCCGGCAAGGCCGCTTCGTCGCCGAAGGTAAGGTGGTGCTCGACCTGCTTTTGTCGTCCGGCCGCTTTGGCGCCGAATCCGTTCTGGTCCTGGAAAACCGGCTGGACGGCCTGAAGGATGTGCTGCGCAAGGCGCCCGCGGAGCTACCGGTCTACGTCGTCGCTAGCGCGGTCATGGATGCGATCGCCGGCTTTCACATGCATCGCGGCATCCTGGCCATCGGCCGCAAGGAAACACCGCAGCCGGCCGGGTCATTGCTGGATGCCTTGCCCGACCAGGCCCTGATCGTGGTGCTCGTCGGCATCGCCAACCATGACAATATGGGCTCGATCTTCCGCAACGCCGCTGCCTTCGGCGCCGATGCTGTGCTGATGGACGCAACATGCTGCGATCCGCTCTACCGCAAGGCGATCCGCGTTTCGGTCGGCGCGGCGCTGAAATTGCCGTTCGCGTCCTTCCCCGACACATCGGGCTTTGCGGCGACGCTCGCCGAACGCGGCTTTGAGCAGTTCGCGCTATCGCCGCGTGGACAAACCGAGATACGCGATGCCAAGCCCGCCAGGCGCCTGGCGCTCTATCTCGGCACCGAGGGCGAAGGCTTGCCCGAAAACCTGCTCGCGCGCCTGCAAACCGTGAGGATCACCATGTCGAAAGGCTTTGACAGCCTGAACGTCGCAGCCGCGTCAGCAATCGCCCTGCATCATTTTTCGCAGCGTCAGGCATGA
- a CDS encoding ArsR/SmtB family transcription factor, whose translation MVSTKLIANADSAAEFLMLMGNEKRLLIMSYLIDGEMSVGAIAEKVMLSQSALSQHLAKLRALDLVETRRDRQMIYYSCKSDPVRELLATLEGIFGGGRDDLSHMAQRLRRAGT comes from the coding sequence ATGGTCTCGACAAAGCTAATCGCCAACGCCGATTCGGCAGCCGAATTTCTGATGCTGATGGGCAACGAAAAACGGCTGCTGATCATGAGCTATCTGATCGACGGCGAAATGTCGGTCGGCGCCATCGCCGAAAAGGTGATGCTCAGCCAATCCGCCCTCTCGCAGCACCTAGCCAAGCTGCGGGCGCTCGACCTCGTGGAAACTCGCCGCGACCGTCAGATGATCTACTACTCCTGCAAATCCGATCCAGTGCGCGAACTGCTTGCCACGCTGGAGGGTATTTTCGGCGGCGGCAGGGACGACCTGTCCCATATGGCACAGAGATTGCGCCGCGCCGGGACTTGA
- a CDS encoding HugZ family protein gives MQQNQNKDVIRETDAQAIRLAKTLLRSARFGALAVLEPRTGSPLASRVGVATDIDGTPLILVSMLSAHTPALLADPRCSLLLGEPGKGDPLAHPRLTLICQASRLERGSDAHARAERRYLNRNPKAGLYAGLGDFSIFRLEPQRASLNGGFGKAYLLGRSDLVTGGPIIEELAASEQSAVEHMNADHLDAIAVYAHHFAGAPSDGWIIAGLDPDGMDLVSGDNVCRVFFPQPLASARELRPVLVDMARSGRAAGQADSET, from the coding sequence ATGCAGCAAAATCAAAACAAGGACGTGATCCGCGAGACCGACGCCCAGGCGATCCGGCTGGCGAAGACGCTGCTGCGCAGTGCCCGCTTCGGTGCGCTGGCGGTGCTGGAGCCGCGGACCGGGTCGCCGCTGGCAAGCCGGGTCGGCGTGGCAACAGACATCGACGGCACGCCGCTGATCCTGGTGTCGATGCTTTCGGCGCACACGCCGGCCTTGCTTGCCGATCCACGCTGCTCCCTGCTGCTTGGCGAGCCCGGTAAGGGCGACCCGCTGGCGCATCCGCGCCTGACGCTGATCTGCCAGGCATCGCGGCTCGAGCGCGGATCGGACGCGCATGCTCGCGCCGAGCGTCGCTATCTCAACCGCAATCCCAAGGCGGGCCTCTATGCCGGGCTGGGCGATTTCTCGATCTTTCGCCTCGAGCCGCAACGCGCCAGCCTCAATGGCGGCTTCGGCAAGGCCTATCTGCTGGGTCGCTCCGATCTCGTCACCGGCGGACCGATTATCGAAGAGCTTGCGGCGAGCGAGCAATCCGCCGTCGAGCATATGAACGCCGACCATCTCGACGCGATCGCCGTTTATGCACATCATTTTGCCGGGGCGCCCAGTGACGGCTGGATTATCGCCGGCCTGGACCCAGACGGCATGGATCTGGTGTCGGGGGACAATGTTTGCCGGGTATTCTTCCCGCAACCCTTGGCATCGGCACGCGAATTGCGGCCCGTTCTGGTCGACATGGCCAGGAGTGGCCGGGCTGCTGGGCAGGCAGATAGCGAGACTTAA
- a CDS encoding 3-hydroxyacyl-CoA dehydrogenase: MNPNGQIAIVTGGGSGLGEATARALAAKGARVAIFDVGIDRAAKVAAEIGGIAVQCDVSSADSGAAAVAEVASKLGEPRILVNCAGIAIGVKTIGKDGPHPLDQYRKVIEVNLIGTFNMIRLVADRAARLEPLQGGERGVIVNTASVAAYDGQIGQAAYSASKGGVVGMTLPVARDLARSGIRVCTIAPGIFKTPMMAGMPQEVQDSLGAAVPFPSRLGEPSEYAALALHIIENQMLNGETIRLDGAIRMAPK, encoded by the coding sequence ATGAATCCGAACGGCCAGATCGCGATCGTGACCGGCGGCGGCTCCGGCCTTGGCGAGGCAACCGCGCGTGCGCTTGCCGCCAAGGGTGCGCGCGTCGCCATCTTCGATGTCGGCATCGACCGCGCCGCCAAGGTCGCGGCCGAGATCGGCGGCATTGCCGTCCAGTGCGACGTCAGCAGCGCCGACAGTGGCGCCGCCGCCGTCGCCGAGGTGGCGAGCAAGCTGGGCGAACCACGCATCCTGGTCAACTGCGCCGGCATCGCCATCGGTGTGAAGACGATCGGCAAGGATGGGCCGCATCCGCTCGACCAGTACCGCAAGGTGATAGAGGTCAATCTGATCGGCACCTTCAACATGATCCGCCTCGTCGCCGACCGCGCCGCCAGGCTCGAGCCGCTGCAGGGCGGCGAGCGCGGCGTCATCGTCAACACCGCGTCGGTTGCCGCCTATGACGGCCAGATCGGCCAGGCCGCCTACTCCGCCTCCAAGGGTGGTGTGGTCGGCATGACGCTGCCGGTGGCGCGCGACCTTGCCCGTTCCGGCATTCGGGTCTGCACCATCGCCCCTGGCATCTTCAAGACACCGATGATGGCCGGCATGCCGCAGGAGGTGCAGGATTCGCTGGGGGCCGCCGTGCCCTTCCCGTCCCGCCTTGGCGAGCCATCCGAATATGCCGCCCTTGCCCTCCACATCATCGAGAACCAGATGTTGAATGGCGAGACCATCCGCCTCGACGGCGCCATTCGCATGGCGCCGAAATAG
- a CDS encoding GNAT family N-acetyltransferase, which produces MSLADVKYLPETPAHDIQIETINDEAFGPGRFVLAAYKIREAGGHERALSFVAVDGDLVVASVRMTRIAAGAGRALMLGPLAVRPAFKNLGIGRRLVAIALEAAAKAGAPAVILVGDEPYYGPLGFKRIPRGQISMPRPVDLDRLLSHEITSGAVARLTGEVCHASQVKVAEHI; this is translated from the coding sequence ATGAGCCTTGCCGACGTGAAATACCTGCCGGAAACCCCGGCGCACGACATCCAGATCGAAACAATCAACGACGAAGCCTTCGGGCCCGGCCGTTTCGTGCTGGCCGCCTACAAGATCCGCGAAGCCGGCGGCCACGAGCGCGCGCTGTCCTTTGTCGCGGTCGACGGCGACCTCGTCGTCGCCTCGGTGCGCATGACGCGCATCGCCGCCGGCGCCGGCCGCGCGCTGATGCTCGGACCGCTTGCCGTGCGGCCGGCCTTCAAGAATCTCGGCATCGGCCGCCGGTTGGTGGCGATAGCCCTCGAGGCGGCCGCCAAGGCCGGCGCGCCCGCCGTCATACTGGTTGGCGACGAGCCCTATTACGGGCCGCTCGGCTTCAAGCGCATCCCGCGCGGCCAGATTTCAATGCCGCGCCCTGTCGATCTCGATCGCCTTTTGTCGCACGAGATCACGTCAGGCGCGGTTGCCAGGCTCACGGGCGAGGTCTGTCATGCCAGCCAGGTCAAGGTTGCCGAGCATATCTAG